The Microbacterium oleivorans genome contains the following window.
TCCCACCGCGGGGGGCTTCATGGACTCCCACATCCTCCGCAAGGCGGCTGGACGCCTTCCAGCCCTCGCGAACCTGGCCGTCCTGCGCTTCAACACCCGCGGCACCACGTCGCCGCGGGGGACGAGCGAGGGCGCGTTCGACGGCGGCGTGGCGGAGGCGTTCGACGTCGCCGCCGCGATGGATCTCGTCCGCGAGCGCGGTCTGCCCCGCCCCTGGCTCGTGGGCTGGTCTTTCGGCACGGAGCTGGCGCTCAAGTACGGCCGCGATCACGACATCGAGGGGGTCGTGCTGCTCTCGCCGCCGCTGCACCGGGCCAGTGCGTCCGAGGTGGCCGCGTGGGCGGGGGAGGACCGTCGAGTCGTCGTGGTGGTGCCCGAGTTCGACGACTACCTGCGCCCGGACGAGGCTCGCGAACGCTTCGCGGCGATCCCGCACGCCGCGGTCATCGCCGTCGACGGTGGCAAGCACCTGTGGGTGGGTGAGACGCAGACGCGGCGGGTGCTGACCGAGATCGTCGCTGCGGTGAACCCGGACGCGCTCCCCCTGCCCGAGGAGTGGGACGCGCCCGATGCGGCGTCAGCCCTGGCCTGATCAGCGCTCGTTCTGCCGGGGGATCACGACCTGACGGTAGATGATGAGGATGCTCGCGGCGACCGGGATCGCCACGAGCGCTCCGAGGAGCTGACCGAGCGCGGCGCCGGCGAGCGCGGCGATCACGACGACGGCACCGGGGATCGACACGGCGCGGTTCATGATGCGCGGCGAGATGAAGTACGCCTCGACCTGCATGTAGACGATGTACCAGATCGCGGCCCACAGCGCCGTCTGCGGGTCGGACAGTCCCGGGATGAGGCAGGTGAGGACGATGATGGCCGAGCCCGTCAGCGTGCCCACCAGCGGGATGAGTGAGAAGAAGAAGGCCACCACGGCGAGCACCGCGGGGAAGGGGGCGTTGATGACGCTCAAGAAGATCGCGCTCAGCACGCCGTTGATGACGCCGAGCGACACCTGCCCCGCGACGTAGAAGCCCACGGACGCCGTGATCTGTTCCGCCAGATCGATGAAGCGCGGCCGACGCGAGGCGGGCACGAGCTGGTAGACCGCGGCCTTGAGGTTCGGCGTCGAGGCGGTGAAGTAGATCGTGAGGATCAGGACGATCACCGCGCCGGTGAAGCCGCTGATGATGCCGCCGCCGATGAGGATGATGGACGACGTGATCGAGCCGCCGATCTCTCCCACGTCGAGCGAGGCGTACCAGTCGGAGAGGTACTGGAAGAGCTCGTCCACGTTCAGCTGCGGGAAGGTCGCCGTCAGCCAGTCCCTGATCGCGGTGACCGGATCCCACGAGCCGCTCGTCACGAGATCCTGGATGGCCGCCACGAGCTGCGAGATCTGCGTGACGATGATCGGCACCACCATGAGGATGATGCCTGCGAACGCCGCCAGAAGCGCGGCGAATGTCACCAGCAGCGCCGCCCACCGGGGCAGACGGCGGCGTTCGAGCCAGGAGACGACCGGGTCCAGCCCGAGCGCCAGGAACAGGGCGGTGCCCACGTAGAGCAGGATCGTCGACAGCGTCTGGATGCCGCCGAGGATGAGGATGCCGACCCCGACGCCGAGAGTGGCGATGAGGGCCGTGCGGAACGGGTTCTGCAGCTTCACGAACGCCTCCGGGGGTCGAATCCTCTCACCTTACGATCGATGCACCGGTTCGCCCGGTCGCCACCCCTCTCACGACGCTTTCAGGTCGTTTTCGATAGTCTGAAACGTCGATCACGCGTTCGGTGGTCCCGTTCCGGATGTGGAGAGGTGTTTCTTCGTGCGTTTCGTCTGGGCTGTCGTCGCCTTCGTGCTGGCCACCGTGATGATCGGTGCGGGCAT
Protein-coding sequences here:
- a CDS encoding alpha/beta hydrolase, giving the protein MSFEIRGPVQLPARREDIELRTLDGLTLVGELALPESGVPAATLVTLHPLPTAGGFMDSHILRKAAGRLPALANLAVLRFNTRGTTSPRGTSEGAFDGGVAEAFDVAAAMDLVRERGLPRPWLVGWSFGTELALKYGRDHDIEGVVLLSPPLHRASASEVAAWAGEDRRVVVVVPEFDDYLRPDEARERFAAIPHAAVIAVDGGKHLWVGETQTRRVLTEIVAAVNPDALPLPEEWDAPDAASALA
- a CDS encoding AI-2E family transporter, whose protein sequence is MKLQNPFRTALIATLGVGVGILILGGIQTLSTILLYVGTALFLALGLDPVVSWLERRRLPRWAALLVTFAALLAAFAGIILMVVPIIVTQISQLVAAIQDLVTSGSWDPVTAIRDWLTATFPQLNVDELFQYLSDWYASLDVGEIGGSITSSIILIGGGIISGFTGAVIVLILTIYFTASTPNLKAAVYQLVPASRRPRFIDLAEQITASVGFYVAGQVSLGVINGVLSAIFLSVINAPFPAVLAVVAFFFSLIPLVGTLTGSAIIVLTCLIPGLSDPQTALWAAIWYIVYMQVEAYFISPRIMNRAVSIPGAVVVIAALAGAALGQLLGALVAIPVAASILIIYRQVVIPRQNER